The Corynebacterium freiburgense region CGCGCTATTTATTATTGTGGTGTTTGGTAGTGGTAGAGCGAGTATTGACGGAGTGCTAAACAGGTGATCGAATGTTCGCAAGTGCAGGCGGCTTTGTCTGCGCGGTGCGACGGTGAACAAACCGGCGTACCAGACGATATTGTGGATGCCCATGTGTCTGGCTGCGCCGAATGTCAAGCTTATGCGGAGAAAATCGAGCTTCTTTGCGGTGCATTGCGCTTTGGTTCGGGCGGTCGGGTCGCGGACGTCGGTACGCCGCCGGATCTCTCCGAAGCTATCCTCGCTGGAATCGAACCCCAACGCCGACATATTGCAACTACGCACGCGGTAGGCCTTGCGTTTTCCCGGGTAGGTTTGAGTATTTTGGGGTGCGCTTATATCGGGTGGGCGATTATTCTTCTTGGTCAAACCAGCCACCTTGCCGCCGAAGATGAACAAGCAGCCAGTCTCCTTGTAGATGCTGCTGCAGTTAGGCTCGCACTGGCTTTTGGGCTCTTTTTTGCCACGTGGCGGCCCTCCGCTACCTCGGGGCTTCTGCCGGTCTACGGTGCCCTTTGGGCGTTCTCATTTGGCTTTGCGACTCGCGAAGTTGTCCTTGGGTTTGCTAGCACACAAGACATTCTTGGGTTATTCCTCCTTTTTATTAGTGTTCTTTTGATGCTTTCCACCTGGCTTCATTGCATTGGTTTCGCCACAATTAGCCGCGCCTGGAAAACTGTGACTGCCCAACCCACTGCGTGAACTTCGTCGTGAGCTTTCGTCGCGGGGATGTTCAGGCACGGAGGTGTTCAGGCACGGAGGCGTTCAGGCACGGAGGCGTTCAGGCACGGCTGACCTGGGCAAACGATACAAAAAGGGCAACTTTTTAAAAAACCCCTCCATTTTGTACCATCGGCCGAACTTTCACCTGGGCCTTTCGAGCGTCGAATGATACAAAAAGGGCAACTTTTAAAGAAACCCCTCCATTTTGTACCAGTATGATTTTATAGCAAGGGTGCTTGCCATATTTTTGCTTTTCGACGCCCCTACCATGCAGGATGTGCAAGACCGTTGGGGCTTGGCTGGACTCACTAAAACTCGGGCTCTTGGAGCCGGAAAACGATGTCGTTATACGCGCGACCTGAAAATACATCGGCAGCCGTATAGCTTAAAATGTGGTATCCGTTATTGGTCAAAGCGTAATGGCGTTCGATTTCTTGCTGGAAATTAATGGTTTGTTCTTTGTGTGTCCTGCCAAATTTACTGGTACCTGATATCTCTACAAGGTAGCGGGTGTTTCGGATCCGAAAGTCTGCGCGACGGATTGTATGCATTCGATCTACTGCGGGTTCTTGTGGAACGAGTGTAAAGTGCCCGTATTTGTGAGATTGGGCGAATAAGTAAGCTTCCGGTGGGGATTCCACGATTGGGTCAACTTTTTCCAATATGTCTTCAATCGTGGTGTCTATCTTTAGTGATGGCGTCAGTGAATTTCGAATATCTGTTTTAGTGCATGCTTGATTGCGGATCGCCCAGGTAGCTGCCATAAAGCACGTTTCGTAGGAGTGGTATCTGGCTACGTCAATGATTGTTCGGGGAATTGTGGTTGCGCTAATATGTTGGCCGATACATATATGGCTGTGTGGCAAGTATCCTCGCAGCCGTTGACCATAGTTAAATTGCCTGGCTGGGATATCTTTTTGCGTGTAGAACTCTACGGGCTGCCTAGGGGTGATATTAGTCCACATTCCCCATTGGTTTGCTGCCGATATGCCAGCGATAATGCGCGTTCGATTTGCTCCAACTGCTAGGGCTCGCAGTTTGTGTTGTTCCCAGTGGGGAAGAGGCTCAAATGTTTTGGTCGGTGTGACTATTCCGGGGGCGAGAACGGTGTAGATCCCGCGCTGGATTCCTCGGTAGAGTTTTGTGCGAGCAGCGCCGCGATAGTTTTTGATTTCTAGGATGTCATTCCTGGTCAGTGGTGTTTTCATATTTCCCCCCAGAGTTATTTTGTTCATGTATCAGCCAAAGTAGCATGTATGCCTGAACGTGGACAATAGGGGGAGTTTATTGTCGCCAGTCGCCGAGGGCTCCTTGGAGTGCGCCAAGAGTGGCGTCGATAAGTGCGTGTTTGTGGTCCTTTTGGCGCCCAGCTTCCAACCATGCGTAGGTGGCGGCTTGAAGGAAGCCAAGGTACCCGTGAAGGGCGGCTTCATCGCGGTACCAGTGAATACCGCCGATAAGCTCGGCTATTGTTGTCACTTCTTGTTGGTGGTAGTGCATTCGGGTTTGTGTGGCAAGTGCTGGCTCGGCGCCCGGACTTACAAATATTTTCGCCCATTCGATTGGCAGTTCAGCCACAAGATCAATATAAACAAGCAGCATTATTCGAACACGTTCTCGTGCGCTTTGTTGGGGGTCATCTGCTTGTTGTTGGCGCCGGAGGAGCTCGGCAAATGTGCTATCTAGCGTAGCTGTATATAGTTCGGCTTTGGTGCCAAAGTATTTATGGACGAGCGCCACGGAGGCTTCTGCATCGGAAGCGATTTGGGCAATTGATGTTTGCTCGTAGGGTGACTGGCTAAACCGCTCCATTGCGCATTTCATAATGGTGGCTTTGCGGGTTTCGGGGTTAAGGCGGCGGCGGCCGTGAGGGGTTGTCTCGCATGGCATATTGACAGAATAGTGGGTTAGTGAGTTAGAGTCATTAATAGTTAGTGACTCAGACTCACTAGCGGAAAGATACTCCCGAAACACCACTAAGGAAACACAATGTATCTTTGCTGGCATCTCTATCCATTAGGTTTTATTGACGCAGAAATTCGCCCAGCTCAAAGTACGCGTCCCGCCCCTAATGATCCATCGAAAAACTTTTTTGAATACCTGGAGGGTTGGTTGGATTATGCGGCAAATATGCATATAAATACCATTCAGCTTGGTCCGATTTTTGCATCGAAAACCCATGGGTATGACACTATTGATCATTTTGAGATCGATCCACGTTTAGGCACCTTGGCGGATTTTGAACGGTTTATTCGGGCTGCGCGCTCGCGGGGACTGGGCGTCGTTTTGGATGGAGTGTTTAACCATGTGGCTGCTGAACATGAATTAGCGCGGCGTGGGTTGCTTTCCGGCTCGGTGTTTGAGGGGCACAAGGATTTGCTTGAGTTAGACCATACAAATTCAGAAGTATGCGAATACATTAGCGAAGTTTTGAGTTTTTGGTTGGATAAAGGGATATCTGGTTGGCGTCTAGACGCCGCCTATGCCATGGCCCCACAGACCTGGGCACGGGTGCTACCACCAGTGCGTGCAAACCACCCATCGGCGTGGTTTGTTGGCGAAATGATTCACGGTGATTACAACGCCTATGTATCTGAATCTGGCCTTGATGCTGTGACCCAATACGAGCTTTGGAAGGCCATCTGGAGTTCTATCCGTGACCGGAATTTCTTTGAATTGGATTGGTGCTTACAGCGCAATAATGACCTTGTATTTTCCCCAATGACTTTTGTGGGAAATCATGATGTTACTCGGATTGCTTCGCAAATTGGTGATGCGGGTGCGGCTTTGGCCTTATGTATTGTAGCCACTGTTTCCGGTAACCCAAGTATCTATTATGGCGATGAACAGGCTTTTCGCGGAGTAAAAGAAGAGCGTATCGGTGGGGATGATGCAGTGCGCCCAGTGTTCCCGCAATATCCGGAGGGCCTTGCAGCAGAAG contains the following coding sequences:
- a CDS encoding alpha-amylase family glycosyl hydrolase — encoded protein: MYLCWHLYPLGFIDAEIRPAQSTRPAPNDPSKNFFEYLEGWLDYAANMHINTIQLGPIFASKTHGYDTIDHFEIDPRLGTLADFERFIRAARSRGLGVVLDGVFNHVAAEHELARRGLLSGSVFEGHKDLLELDHTNSEVCEYISEVLSFWLDKGISGWRLDAAYAMAPQTWARVLPPVRANHPSAWFVGEMIHGDYNAYVSESGLDAVTQYELWKAIWSSIRDRNFFELDWCLQRNNDLVFSPMTFVGNHDVTRIASQIGDAGAALALCIVATVSGNPSIYYGDEQAFRGVKEERIGGDDAVRPVFPQYPEGLAAEGWWMYELHQHCLEFRAQRPWLEFAKTQQVHLTNTEYIYEVIGPQGERLEVRLYLDTASAQVFEQGEEVLSIHAPQ
- a CDS encoding zf-HC2 domain-containing protein, coding for MIECSQVQAALSARCDGEQTGVPDDIVDAHVSGCAECQAYAEKIELLCGALRFGSGGRVADVGTPPDLSEAILAGIEPQRRHIATTHAVGLAFSRVGLSILGCAYIGWAIILLGQTSHLAAEDEQAASLLVDAAAVRLALAFGLFFATWRPSATSGLLPVYGALWAFSFGFATREVVLGFASTQDILGLFLLFISVLLMLSTWLHCIGFATISRAWKTVTAQPTA
- a CDS encoding TetR/AcrR family transcriptional regulator translates to MPCETTPHGRRRLNPETRKATIMKCAMERFSQSPYEQTSIAQIASDAEASVALVHKYFGTKAELYTATLDSTFAELLRRQQQADDPQQSARERVRIMLLVYIDLVAELPIEWAKIFVSPGAEPALATQTRMHYHQQEVTTIAELIGGIHWYRDEAALHGYLGFLQAATYAWLEAGRQKDHKHALIDATLGALQGALGDWRQ